In Acidobacteriota bacterium, one genomic interval encodes:
- a CDS encoding tetratricopeptide repeat protein: MRRVPFSLFAGASCWLILLSPALAQPVWKQRALELLDRGRVQEARTLLLETLGREAGNEEAQALLGQIAFTQRDFREAARRYSKAPSVLRANPLWLVNYAEALLENKQAGAAKRVLESVPADNAVAQFETGLLLSRFGEYAAGERHFELALAGYPDRSAAAYNLAFVQYLLGKHTDCADTLENMPQRYKTGDVFNLLALAYLELEEFQKAWRILQQATRDYPGDERNYVAIARMATEAAMSPSVALDFLDRGLVHLPNSHALHIQRGYLKLSQGRYREAAADYEKAIRLQPNSAVARLGLAFVLVEAQRHDEATVLLEQALREDPANFYAHYLLGDIGMTQGSRPGTPAEARSLRHLQQATALKSDFVLARISLGKLYLKRNDLDSAIRELETSIRLDPQATTAYYQLSIAYRKAGKKEKALAALQQVRRLNREERKLGTDRFLYRKLKRGAAQLYTPAR, encoded by the coding sequence ATGAGGCGAGTTCCCTTCTCGCTATTTGCCGGCGCCTCCTGTTGGTTGATTCTGCTCTCTCCCGCCCTGGCCCAGCCAGTCTGGAAACAGCGTGCACTTGAACTGCTTGACCGGGGCCGGGTGCAGGAAGCACGCACGCTGCTGCTGGAAACGTTGGGCCGGGAGGCCGGGAACGAAGAGGCCCAGGCTCTTCTGGGACAAATCGCCTTCACCCAGAGAGATTTCCGGGAAGCAGCCCGGCGCTACTCCAAAGCTCCCTCGGTGCTGCGGGCAAACCCCTTGTGGCTGGTCAACTATGCCGAGGCGTTGCTCGAAAACAAACAGGCCGGGGCAGCCAAACGTGTCCTCGAGAGCGTACCGGCAGACAACGCCGTTGCCCAGTTCGAGACCGGTCTCCTGCTGTCGCGTTTCGGTGAGTATGCCGCGGGCGAACGCCACTTCGAGCTTGCCCTGGCGGGCTATCCTGACAGATCCGCGGCGGCCTATAACTTGGCGTTCGTGCAGTATCTTCTGGGTAAACACACCGACTGTGCCGATACCCTGGAGAACATGCCGCAACGATACAAGACCGGTGATGTTTTCAACCTGCTGGCGCTCGCCTATCTGGAACTCGAAGAGTTCCAAAAAGCCTGGCGGATCCTGCAGCAGGCGACTCGGGACTATCCCGGCGACGAACGCAATTACGTGGCGATCGCCCGGATGGCGACAGAGGCGGCCATGTCACCCTCGGTGGCCCTGGATTTCCTGGATCGGGGACTGGTTCATCTACCGAATTCCCACGCCTTGCACATCCAACGTGGCTACTTGAAGCTGTCCCAGGGCCGCTACCGCGAAGCGGCAGCCGACTACGAAAAGGCAATCCGGCTACAGCCGAATTCGGCGGTGGCCAGACTGGGACTGGCTTTCGTGCTGGTGGAAGCCCAGCGACATGACGAGGCGACCGTTCTTCTGGAGCAAGCACTGCGGGAAGACCCCGCAAACTTCTATGCCCACTACCTCCTGGGAGACATCGGGATGACTCAAGGGTCCCGTCCGGGGACGCCGGCAGAAGCAAGAAGTCTAAGACATTTGCAGCAAGCGACGGCCTTGAAATCCGACTTCGTTCTTGCCCGCATCAGCCTGGGCAAGCTCTATTTGAAAAGAAACGACCTGGACTCGGCCATCCGGGAATTGGAGACCTCGATCCGGCTGGATCCCCAGGCAACTACGGCCTATTACCAGTTGTCGATCGCCTATCGAAAAGCCGGGAAAAAGGAAAAAGCTCTCGCGGCTCTCCAACAGGTACGACGCCTCAATCGGGAAGAGCGCAAGCTGGGAACCGACCGATTCCTTTATCGCAAGCTCAAGAGAGGGGCGGCCCAGCTCTACACACCCGCCAGGTGA
- a CDS encoding TonB-dependent receptor encodes MKSKTVIVFLLSLPLIFSVASAQRFAEVSGTVTDATGAVLPGVTVDVTSTESGVGKTAITTDTGLYRVFELIPGGYRISAQLDGFKTTVVEATLETMKITTVDIALEIGEIADQVTVEAAGMTLERESVKVSTFFEEKMIEDLPQVLKRPLDMIKYAAAVSYRGTWSLIPGQSTYYSMNGVPYQAGEVYVDGAYGMSGRAYDSNPDTSPRTATVKEMRIVQTSFKAEYNGGGGGLVIMSTKSGTNSFHGSVWEFHRQKALDARNFFAAKRDPFREHLYGFEVDGPIIKDKLHFMVSGSGKRSFTPTGSRFRTFPTEAQRRGDFSGKFNADGSLRTIYDPLTTVENPDGTISRTPFPNNIIPADRISRQAQAILSYLPLPNRAPDDPSGSNNFVGLTANPLALWGWTARFDWQADDNDKIFVRVISDPSVSESIGAWTPPSGFDTSRLPDDAISKRAERNPADPDDWLMRFDQLNQAAGWTHTFSPSVISDFRQSYNELSQWARPLSQGLGFPQEIGIAIPPEIPSTNTYGENNHFPHIGIAGYSGPGAGWGGGSAINPRRGMHFGETLTWLEGAHSFKVGIETRRSGHAYFQASNSSGRYNFSANATAANPFDAASGDSVASLLLDRVDAANISNVAQRNFSTWYWGMFIQDDWRVSPNVILNLGLRYDFDTPLRERNNLISSFDLNAINPVCNCPGAFFYPEQYYQTQKTNVAPRLGVAWNPGGGKTVVRAGAGIYYMQPMIGMNPWQTPRTGRGDVTVSKSLSSPDHGVTPAISSISAGVGAIPVFELQPGFGAVEIGQPAILRAEYLCCPELRQNPYSISMSATLQHELNDIVLEAGYIGNLTRHLGEWSYNLNQLRPSLMGPNATQADRPYPQYSAVNQISVPDKTMTYHAMVLKAEKRFGGGLAFLTNFTWSKHLGNREGRHNVYDRASARGPAWLSRRLRFVVAGTYELPFGVNRSFLNDGLVSKILGGWNTSFAFIGQSGVPLNFYASPNLTGSFGGNSRANRLRNGKGPQTIDAWWDINAFVHPGPFVFGNAGVGIVEGPGSQTVDFSLMKDFVILEGKRLRFTADFFNFLNRANFNDPSTSICPADAPCTTNRITSAQFARQTQLGLQFFF; translated from the coding sequence ATGAAGTCCAAGACGGTTATTGTTTTTCTGCTCTCTCTCCCGCTGATTTTTTCGGTTGCCTCGGCCCAGCGCTTCGCTGAAGTCTCAGGCACGGTCACGGACGCCACGGGCGCAGTTCTGCCCGGCGTCACCGTCGACGTCACCAGCACCGAGTCCGGCGTTGGCAAGACGGCCATCACCACCGACACGGGGCTGTACCGCGTCTTCGAGCTGATTCCGGGGGGCTATCGAATCAGTGCCCAGTTGGACGGCTTCAAGACCACGGTCGTGGAAGCGACCCTGGAAACCATGAAGATCACCACCGTGGACATCGCCCTGGAAATCGGTGAAATCGCCGACCAGGTCACGGTGGAGGCGGCGGGTATGACCCTGGAAAGGGAATCGGTAAAGGTCAGCACTTTTTTCGAAGAGAAAATGATCGAGGATCTGCCCCAAGTATTAAAACGGCCTCTCGACATGATCAAGTATGCAGCGGCTGTTTCCTATCGTGGAACCTGGAGTCTGATCCCCGGCCAGTCGACTTACTACAGCATGAACGGAGTTCCCTACCAGGCTGGGGAAGTCTATGTCGACGGAGCCTACGGCATGAGCGGCCGCGCCTACGACAGCAACCCGGACACCAGTCCCAGAACAGCTACTGTCAAGGAAATGCGGATCGTGCAAACCAGCTTCAAGGCCGAGTACAACGGAGGGGGTGGCGGCCTGGTAATCATGTCCACCAAGTCAGGAACCAACAGTTTCCACGGTTCCGTGTGGGAGTTTCACCGTCAGAAAGCGTTGGACGCTCGTAATTTCTTCGCTGCCAAACGAGATCCTTTCCGGGAACATCTTTACGGGTTCGAAGTGGACGGACCGATCATCAAAGACAAACTTCACTTCATGGTCAGTGGTTCGGGAAAGCGCTCCTTTACTCCAACCGGCTCACGGTTTCGCACCTTCCCCACGGAGGCCCAGAGGCGGGGGGATTTTTCGGGCAAGTTCAACGCTGACGGAAGTCTGCGAACCATTTATGACCCGCTCACCACAGTTGAAAACCCGGACGGAACCATCAGCCGCACCCCTTTCCCGAATAACATCATCCCGGCCGACCGCATCAGCCGTCAGGCACAGGCGATTCTTTCCTATCTTCCTTTGCCGAACCGGGCCCCTGACGACCCTTCCGGAAGCAACAACTTCGTGGGGCTGACTGCCAACCCCTTGGCCTTGTGGGGATGGACCGCCCGTTTCGACTGGCAAGCAGATGACAACGACAAGATCTTTGTTCGCGTTATTTCCGATCCATCCGTCAGTGAATCGATTGGAGCCTGGACGCCACCGTCCGGCTTCGACACGAGCCGGCTTCCCGACGACGCCATCTCCAAGCGCGCCGAACGGAATCCGGCCGACCCGGATGACTGGCTCATGAGATTCGACCAGCTCAACCAGGCGGCCGGTTGGACGCATACCTTCAGTCCCTCGGTGATCTCTGACTTTCGCCAGTCCTACAACGAGTTGTCGCAATGGGCAAGACCTCTTTCTCAAGGTCTGGGTTTCCCGCAAGAGATTGGAATCGCGATTCCTCCTGAAATCCCGTCCACGAATACCTACGGCGAAAACAACCACTTTCCCCATATTGGCATCGCCGGCTACTCGGGGCCCGGCGCCGGCTGGGGCGGTGGTTCGGCGATCAATCCACGACGCGGGATGCACTTTGGCGAAACCCTGACCTGGCTGGAAGGCGCTCATTCTTTCAAGGTGGGCATCGAGACGAGACGCTCCGGTCACGCCTATTTCCAGGCCAGTAATTCTTCCGGACGTTACAATTTCTCGGCCAACGCCACAGCCGCCAATCCTTTTGACGCCGCCAGCGGAGATTCCGTAGCCTCCTTGCTGCTGGATCGGGTGGACGCAGCCAACATTTCCAATGTTGCCCAACGAAATTTCAGCACTTGGTACTGGGGGATGTTCATCCAGGATGACTGGCGGGTCAGTCCCAACGTGATCTTGAACCTGGGGTTGCGCTATGATTTCGACACGCCGTTGAGGGAGCGAAACAACCTCATTAGCTCTTTCGACCTCAATGCGATCAACCCCGTTTGCAACTGCCCGGGCGCCTTCTTCTACCCAGAACAGTACTATCAGACGCAAAAAACCAACGTTGCGCCACGGCTGGGAGTCGCCTGGAACCCAGGGGGCGGCAAGACAGTGGTGCGGGCCGGGGCCGGTATTTACTACATGCAACCCATGATCGGCATGAACCCCTGGCAAACTCCCCGGACGGGGCGCGGCGATGTGACCGTCAGCAAGAGCTTGTCAAGCCCCGACCATGGAGTCACTCCGGCGATCAGCAGTATTTCGGCCGGTGTCGGAGCGATACCGGTGTTCGAGTTGCAACCCGGATTCGGAGCGGTTGAGATCGGGCAGCCGGCCATTTTGCGTGCCGAATACCTGTGCTGTCCCGAGTTGCGTCAGAATCCCTACAGTATCTCTATGAGTGCCACCCTCCAGCACGAACTCAACGACATCGTGCTCGAAGCCGGCTACATCGGCAACCTGACCAGGCATCTGGGTGAGTGGAGCTACAATTTGAACCAGCTTCGGCCGTCATTGATGGGGCCGAATGCCACCCAGGCCGACCGCCCCTATCCGCAATACAGCGCCGTGAACCAGATCTCGGTACCCGACAAGACCATGACTTATCATGCCATGGTGCTCAAGGCGGAAAAGAGGTTTGGAGGCGGCTTGGCATTTCTCACCAACTTCACCTGGTCGAAACACCTGGGCAATCGTGAAGGGCGGCACAACGTCTACGATCGAGCTTCCGCCCGGGGGCCTGCCTGGCTTTCGAGGCGGCTGCGTTTCGTGGTGGCGGGGACTTACGAGTTGCCCTTCGGAGTCAATCGTTCGTTTCTCAATGATGGCCTCGTATCCAAGATACTCGGGGGTTGGAACACCTCATTCGCCTTCATTGGCCAATCGGGGGTTCCTCTGAACTTCTACGCATCGCCCAACCTGACGGGCTCATTCGGAGGAAATTCACGCGCCAACCGGCTACGTAACGGCAAGGGTCCACAGACGATCGATGCCTGGTGGGACATCAATGCATTCGTTCACCCCGGGCCCTTCGTGTTTGGCAATGCCGGCGTCGGAATCGTGGAAGGTCCCGGATCGCAGACCGTTGATTTCTCCCTGATGAAAGACTTCGTCATCCTGGAGGGTAAGCGGCTTCGTTTCACGGCCGATTTCTTCAATTTTCTGAACCGGGCCAACTTCAACGATCCGAGCACCAGCATCTGTCCGGCCGATGCTCCCTGCACGACCAATCGCATCACAAGCGCTCAATTTGCACGCCAGACCCAGTTGGGACTGCAATTCTTTTTCTGA
- a CDS encoding multiheme c-type cytochrome: MNSYQRRGKPGHLSRFDRVGDKVGCPHAGSLIRIPVLFLFVQPVAAPLPLPPEQPASSVPAPSGDNRSPYVGASTCGNCHQSIHESFRQTTHYLTSQLPRANSILGSFEPAQALLRTGNPHLWFEMRASEDGFFQTAWSREQGRIVPRTERMDIVVGSGKMGQTYLYWRGSKLFQLPVSYFTEAKRWINSPGYPDGQAYFDRAVNPRCLECHATFFEVDSKEDPMRPYLSNVYSRNNYSLGVTCERCHGPGGLHSKNPPERSGSGATGDIVHPGKLERELQMTLCAQCHSGHLVPRNGPFSFRPGQGPEAFIAVESLRARNSGGVHTTNQPDRLRRSRCFQESGSLTCNSCHDPHHLERANLQLFSRRCMTCHEPQVCGMAATLGDAIEGNCIDCHMPVQRDLGTPMATASGFEAPRMRDHKIAVYSAVAKRLLKQFQQ; the protein is encoded by the coding sequence GTGAATTCATACCAGCGCCGTGGGAAACCAGGTCATCTTTCCCGTTTTGATAGAGTTGGGGACAAGGTGGGTTGTCCGCATGCCGGCTCATTGATCCGGATTCCGGTTCTTTTCCTCTTCGTTCAACCGGTTGCCGCCCCACTGCCGCTTCCGCCGGAACAACCGGCATCTTCCGTGCCGGCGCCTTCCGGCGACAATCGCTCTCCTTATGTGGGCGCCTCGACCTGTGGAAATTGCCATCAATCTATCCATGAAAGCTTTCGCCAAACCACCCACTACCTCACCTCCCAGCTTCCTCGAGCGAATTCCATACTCGGCAGTTTTGAGCCCGCTCAGGCTTTGCTTCGCACCGGCAATCCGCATCTCTGGTTCGAGATGCGCGCTTCGGAAGACGGTTTCTTTCAGACCGCCTGGTCTCGGGAACAAGGTCGAATTGTCCCGCGTACCGAGCGCATGGACATCGTCGTCGGATCGGGGAAAATGGGCCAGACCTATCTCTACTGGCGAGGCAGCAAACTCTTTCAGTTGCCGGTTTCCTATTTCACCGAGGCGAAGCGTTGGATCAACAGCCCCGGCTATCCGGATGGGCAGGCGTATTTCGACCGCGCGGTTAATCCGCGTTGCCTGGAATGCCATGCCACCTTCTTTGAGGTTGACAGCAAAGAAGACCCGATGCGGCCCTATCTGAGCAATGTCTACAGCCGGAACAATTACTCGCTGGGAGTCACCTGCGAAAGATGTCATGGCCCGGGAGGCCTTCATTCGAAAAACCCGCCGGAAAGATCCGGCTCCGGCGCCACTGGCGATATCGTCCATCCCGGAAAACTCGAGCGGGAACTCCAGATGACACTCTGCGCCCAGTGTCACTCGGGTCACCTGGTCCCGCGCAACGGTCCCTTTTCCTTCAGGCCTGGCCAGGGGCCTGAAGCGTTCATTGCCGTGGAGAGCCTTCGGGCCAGGAACAGCGGAGGCGTGCACACCACCAATCAACCCGATCGCCTTCGCCGCTCCCGGTGTTTTCAGGAGAGTGGGTCGCTGACCTGCAATAGTTGCCATGATCCGCACCACCTGGAGCGCGCAAACCTGCAACTGTTTTCTCGACGTTGCATGACCTGCCACGAGCCGCAGGTCTGTGGGATGGCGGCAACCTTGGGGGATGCCATCGAAGGCAACTGTATCGACTGTCATATGCCGGTACAGCGGGACCTGGGAACGCCAATGGCGACGGCCAGCGGGTTTGAGGCTCCGCGGATGCGGGATCACAAAATCGCCGTCTATTCGGCTGTCGCTAAACGTCTTTTGAAGCAGTTCCAGCAATAA
- a CDS encoding tetratricopeptide repeat protein, translating into MVLPTRPRLSHLTRIPVLFIFFCFGWSQSSGQKTVSELLQTGRLPEARKILLELAQEDPDNEDLQAVLGQIAFSLKEYGEAAKRFRESASKLSKNPILLLNYTESLLQTKDNQAALEAVERLPEDHFMAQFEAGLILARFGEFPAAERHFKQARAGHPDPLSVAYNLALAQYRLRKFEECAATIEESRRGWTISNVSDPPSAQKQERMLDLLLLAKQEAPVDMLRQAIGRDPGDEINYLAIAERRVEENKLLQAVELVERGLEQLPHSYSLRFKHAHLRYFLAQYGLAEAEYRKAAELRPDLAMPRVGLALVLMETRQLDEAATVLQEVLRRTPLSFYGHYLLGELAVLSGVAPGSQVESKAVEHLKQATALQPDFFFWEGSSPVALAHTSLGKLYLQRSDPASAVRELEKAVQLDPEATPAFYQLSIAYRKLGNKEKERQTLAQVRRLNQQRRELGARKLSKRAVQKTRLGLGGPPG; encoded by the coding sequence ATGGTGTTGCCTACCCGGCCACGCTTGTCACACCTGACACGAATTCCTGTTCTTTTTATTTTCTTCTGCTTCGGATGGTCACAATCGTCAGGGCAGAAAACCGTTTCGGAGCTTCTCCAAACAGGCCGGTTGCCGGAGGCCCGTAAAATACTTTTAGAGCTGGCTCAAGAGGATCCGGACAACGAAGATTTGCAGGCGGTTCTTGGACAAATCGCCTTCAGCTTGAAAGAGTACGGGGAGGCTGCAAAACGCTTCCGGGAAAGTGCTTCAAAGCTCTCCAAGAACCCGATTCTGCTTCTCAACTACACCGAATCGTTACTGCAGACCAAGGACAATCAGGCTGCCCTTGAAGCCGTGGAACGCTTGCCCGAAGACCACTTCATGGCGCAGTTCGAGGCGGGTTTGATTCTGGCTCGCTTCGGCGAATTCCCGGCTGCCGAAAGGCATTTCAAGCAGGCCCGCGCCGGGCATCCGGACCCGCTGTCCGTGGCCTACAACCTGGCGTTGGCTCAATACCGTCTCAGGAAGTTCGAAGAGTGCGCGGCGACGATCGAGGAATCGCGACGCGGCTGGACAATTTCAAATGTTTCAGATCCTCCTTCGGCTCAGAAACAGGAACGAATGCTTGATCTATTGTTGCTGGCGAAACAAGAGGCGCCAGTCGACATGCTGCGGCAGGCGATCGGCCGGGATCCTGGAGATGAAATCAATTACCTGGCCATTGCCGAGCGCCGGGTCGAGGAAAACAAGCTGCTGCAGGCAGTTGAATTGGTGGAGCGGGGTCTGGAACAACTCCCGCATTCTTACAGTTTGCGTTTCAAACATGCTCATTTGCGATATTTCCTGGCTCAATACGGGCTGGCCGAAGCGGAGTACCGAAAGGCTGCCGAGCTACGGCCGGACCTTGCCATGCCGCGAGTGGGCCTGGCTCTGGTGCTGATGGAAACCCGGCAACTCGACGAGGCTGCCACTGTCTTGCAAGAGGTGCTGCGACGAACCCCTCTCAGCTTTTATGGACACTATCTTCTGGGAGAGCTGGCCGTCTTGAGCGGTGTTGCGCCCGGAAGTCAGGTTGAGTCGAAAGCCGTGGAGCACCTGAAACAGGCCACGGCGTTGCAACCGGATTTCTTTTTTTGGGAAGGATCATCTCCCGTGGCCCTTGCGCACACCAGCCTGGGCAAGCTGTATTTGCAAAGAAGCGACCCCGCCTCGGCCGTTCGAGAGTTGGAAAAAGCGGTTCAACTGGACCCGGAAGCGACTCCGGCCTTCTATCAACTCTCGATTGCTTATCGAAAGTTGGGGAACAAGGAAAAAGAACGCCAGACATTGGCCCAGGTCCGTCGCCTCAATCAACAAAGGCGCGAACTGGGCGCCAGGAAATTGTCGAAGCGAGCAGTTCAGAAAACCCGCCTGGGACTTGGTGGTCCCCCTGGTTAG
- a CDS encoding tetratricopeptide repeat protein, translating to MGRWAAPAVFFLLVCSDLRAQDLPPIPQLLPRQWEILDPKLQQAYAKVLEFPDDAEANGRLAMTFHAFDQFELAAVFYQRSDLLQSGTLRWPYYLGVVRGAEGKTGEAIRILRKAITVDPDYLPARVRLAELLLATHNQEEAKTIYEFVLKQDPDCPQAHYGMGRIQSSKGQWQAAIQSYRRALSLSQGFGAAHYALATAYRQLGMPDEFQENIRLFQQNRGRSPELDDPLLKTVAALRSHAEYYFKEGLRLQEEGRIEPAIVEYQRALKEDPEYARAHANLCLAQLLLKRLDQAERHCQTALELDPDIHEIRHNLGLLRRLQGRNREAEQAFREALEIDPFYAESHYLLAAVLAQEGRLKDAEHHFRQAIENQPDYRTAHFQLGLLLQKQGRDAEAVPHFLKTLTEEDERTPVYLYLLAHSYGRLGDLDKAVESAEQAREKALAVGKGELAADLARFLQQLRQAGKRP from the coding sequence ATGGGCCGTTGGGCCGCACCGGCCGTGTTTTTTCTCCTGGTTTGCTCAGACCTTCGGGCTCAGGATCTTCCACCCATTCCTCAACTCCTGCCCCGGCAATGGGAGATTCTCGACCCGAAATTGCAGCAGGCCTACGCAAAGGTGTTGGAGTTTCCAGACGATGCGGAAGCCAACGGCCGCTTGGCAATGACCTTCCATGCCTTCGACCAATTTGAGCTGGCCGCCGTTTTTTATCAAAGAAGCGACTTGCTGCAATCGGGAACTTTACGTTGGCCGTACTACCTGGGCGTCGTGCGCGGGGCCGAGGGAAAGACCGGCGAGGCCATCCGCATATTACGCAAGGCGATCACGGTTGACCCGGACTATCTTCCCGCCCGCGTCCGATTGGCCGAACTTCTGCTTGCGACCCACAATCAGGAGGAAGCAAAGACCATCTACGAGTTCGTGTTGAAGCAAGATCCCGACTGTCCGCAAGCGCACTACGGAATGGGCCGGATTCAGTCCTCCAAGGGCCAATGGCAAGCCGCAATTCAAAGCTACCGCAGAGCCTTGTCATTGTCCCAGGGTTTCGGAGCGGCCCACTACGCTTTGGCAACAGCCTATCGACAACTGGGAATGCCGGATGAATTTCAAGAGAACATACGGCTCTTTCAACAAAATCGGGGGAGAAGTCCGGAGTTGGATGATCCTCTGCTCAAGACGGTGGCCGCCCTGCGGTCCCACGCAGAATATTACTTCAAGGAGGGTCTTCGGCTTCAAGAGGAAGGCCGGATCGAACCGGCCATCGTCGAATATCAACGCGCTCTGAAGGAAGATCCGGAGTACGCCCGGGCTCACGCCAATCTGTGCCTGGCCCAACTGCTCTTGAAACGGTTGGACCAAGCCGAGCGCCACTGCCAAACGGCGCTCGAGCTTGATCCGGATATTCACGAAATTCGCCACAATTTGGGACTGCTCCGCCGGCTTCAGGGTAGAAACCGGGAAGCTGAGCAAGCCTTTCGAGAAGCCTTGGAAATCGATCCTTTTTACGCCGAGTCCCACTATCTTCTGGCGGCGGTTTTGGCCCAGGAGGGGCGTCTAAAGGATGCGGAGCACCATTTTCGGCAGGCGATCGAGAACCAGCCGGATTACCGCACGGCTCATTTTCAGTTGGGTCTCCTGCTTCAGAAGCAGGGGAGGGATGCGGAAGCCGTCCCCCATTTCCTGAAGACCCTGACCGAAGAGGATGAGAGAACTCCCGTTTACCTGTACCTGTTGGCCCACAGCTATGGCCGCCTGGGCGACCTGGATAAAGCCGTTGAATCTGCCGAGCAGGCCCGGGAAAAGGCGCTAGCGGTGGGGAAGGGCGAATTGGCGGCCGACCTGGCGAGGTTCCTGCAGCAGTTGCGGCAAGCGGGCAAACGGCCATGA
- a CDS encoding CRTAC1 family protein, with translation MKEVAGLPFRGACPRPAGRLLAILLWGVSVWPFLGAQDPSAPTPLFSEVASQVGLDFKHFNGAGGNFYIPEIVGSGAALLDYDGDGDLDVYLVQGAMLEPGKTPSESWFPPGPGWRPGHRLYRNELIPGGSLKFREVTAQAGVDSVSYGMGAAVGDYDNDGDLDLYLTNYGPNLLYRNNGDATFTSMKGMGAEDSRWTTSAAFLDYDRDGDLDLFVTNYGNFTVKGNNPCHNKMGLRDYCGPSGYRPIPDRLFRNERGRQFVDVTEDAGLGAAFGTGLGVICADFNADGWTDIYVANDRTPNQLWLNRGNGSFEEAGLFSGTAFNVDGHAEASMGVTAADFNNDGSEDLFMTHLTEETHTLYLNDGAGGFSDQTSRFGLTRVHNYTGFGTRWFDYDNDGHLDLFMANGAVRMTRLAEPADYAYDQINQLFHNEGDGNYRETTAEAGAALQLSEVSRGAAFGDIDNDGDVDILITNNNGPVRLLLNGTGSRHHWLQIQLEGTQSNRYGVGARVGVQRQGQSTLWRRAHTDGSYLNANDHRVHFGLGRDQEVEAVIVHWPGGGSESWEGVEADRLVTLQEGSGRPWKP, from the coding sequence ATGAAAGAGGTGGCGGGCCTTCCGTTCCGGGGCGCTTGTCCACGGCCCGCGGGCAGGCTGCTGGCCATCCTGCTCTGGGGAGTCTCTGTCTGGCCGTTTCTCGGGGCTCAAGACCCGTCCGCACCCACTCCCCTTTTCTCGGAAGTGGCCTCCCAGGTGGGGCTGGATTTCAAACACTTCAATGGAGCCGGCGGAAACTTTTACATCCCTGAAATCGTGGGCTCGGGAGCCGCCCTGTTGGACTACGACGGCGACGGCGACCTGGACGTCTACCTGGTGCAAGGTGCGATGCTGGAACCGGGCAAGACTCCCTCCGAGTCCTGGTTTCCTCCAGGTCCCGGGTGGAGGCCGGGGCACCGGTTGTATCGAAACGAACTGATCCCCGGGGGAAGTCTCAAGTTCAGGGAGGTGACCGCCCAAGCCGGGGTCGACTCGGTCAGCTACGGGATGGGAGCGGCGGTCGGAGATTACGACAACGATGGAGACCTTGACCTTTACCTGACCAACTACGGACCCAATCTCTTGTATCGCAACAACGGAGACGCGACCTTCACCTCAATGAAGGGAATGGGAGCCGAGGATTCCCGCTGGACCACCAGCGCCGCCTTTCTGGATTACGACCGCGACGGCGACCTCGACTTGTTCGTGACGAATTACGGAAATTTCACCGTCAAGGGAAACAATCCCTGCCACAACAAGATGGGCCTCCGGGATTATTGCGGTCCCAGTGGCTATCGGCCCATCCCGGATCGTCTCTTCCGGAACGAGAGGGGCCGGCAATTTGTTGACGTGACAGAGGATGCCGGGTTGGGGGCCGCCTTTGGAACCGGGTTGGGAGTCATTTGCGCCGATTTCAACGCTGACGGGTGGACGGATATCTACGTCGCCAATGACAGAACTCCCAATCAGCTCTGGCTCAACCGGGGAAACGGAAGCTTTGAAGAGGCGGGGTTGTTCTCAGGCACGGCGTTCAACGTCGACGGCCATGCCGAAGCCAGCATGGGGGTCACGGCCGCCGATTTCAACAACGACGGCAGCGAAGACCTCTTCATGACCCATCTGACGGAAGAGACCCATACCCTCTACCTGAACGATGGCGCCGGCGGCTTTTCCGACCAGACCAGCCGTTTCGGATTGACCCGGGTTCACAATTACACCGGTTTCGGCACCCGGTGGTTCGACTACGACAACGACGGGCACCTGGATCTGTTCATGGCCAATGGCGCGGTGCGAATGACGCGGCTGGCCGAACCGGCCGATTATGCCTACGATCAAATCAACCAACTGTTCCATAACGAGGGAGACGGGAACTATCGGGAAACGACCGCCGAGGCGGGAGCGGCCCTGCAACTGTCGGAAGTGAGCCGGGGAGCCGCCTTTGGCGATATCGACAACGATGGTGACGTGGACATTCTGATCACCAACAACAACGGGCCCGTACGGTTGCTGTTGAACGGGACCGGGTCGCGGCACCACTGGCTGCAAATTCAACTGGAGGGGACGCAAAGCAACCGCTACGGGGTGGGAGCCCGGGTGGGAGTGCAGCGCCAGGGTCAGAGCACGTTATGGCGCCGCGCACATACCGACGGCAGCTATCTGAACGCCAACGACCATCGGGTGCACTTCGGCTTGGGCCGGGACCAGGAGGTCGAGGCCGTCATCGTCCACTGGCCCGGCGGCGGCAGCGAGAGTTGGGAAGGGGTGGAAGCGGACCGGTTGGTCACCCTCCAGGAAGGCTCCGGAAGGCCGTGGAAGCCGTAG